In one Fusarium keratoplasticum isolate Fu6.1 chromosome 5, whole genome shotgun sequence genomic region, the following are encoded:
- a CDS encoding FAD-binding-3 domain-containing protein has product MSLPPATDVLIVGAGPVGLLTGIGLTQQGVDCVLVEKRERDVQATFGRATTLYPRSLELLEQLDVADDLIQEGFVSRSSINFKDGKRVNERGWNLMFDHFKPSYHDYALNIRQRYSEDVFRKHFESYGKSVWFSWKLTTYAINTSLGDGYNVTATLEHKTMGKAHVRCKYLVGSDGGSSSVRQLAGIDLDLDPTTHEWIRIDGKMTTDMPDANIGFASIETEHHGNILWVKLDRDTHRVGFALTPALLAKYPNGITQEEALKEAAEGMKPFKLEVDRLDWWTHYKIKQSVAQVLQKDQFVLLGGDAAHTHSSGFAQGMNTGIHDATNLVWKLAGTIKGWYKPSVLETYASERHAAAKKLIGIDKDAAAVISGEIPAQYQGLRRTADEILWKIFGENIGFNVGLGVTYAKNVINQSPLMTTLPCGIRSPDALVCAPGSKVPLRLYDALLRDGRRGCWSIVVFAGNPAFTSADFPALRETLPTFAGRHDGMIRLVTLMIGIAGSGWETLGGPPLGRFFFDRDGTCHSEYGVDSKSGAIIVIRPDGIISFAAGLNKTNKIKEYFTRYIY; this is encoded by the exons ATGTCTCTTCCACCCGCTACCGACGTACTCATTGTTGGCGCTGGCCCGGTTGGCCTCCTTACCGGGATTGGCCTTACGCAACAAGGCGTTGACTGTGTTCTTGTCG AAAAACGAGAGCGCGATGTCCAGGCCACCTTTGGCCGTGCGACAACGCTTTACCCAAGGTCcttggagcttctcgagcagcTGGATGTGGCTGATGACTTGATTCAAGAAGGCTTCGTATCCCGAAGCAGTATCAACTTCAAGGATGGGAAAAGGGTGAATGAAAGAGGGTGGAACCTCATGTTCGATCACTTCAAGCCGAGCTACCATGACTATGCTCTGAACATCCGTCAGCGGTATTCGGAGGACGTCTTTCGAAAACACTTCGAAAGCTACGGCAAGTCAGTTTGGTTTTCCTGGAAGCTCACAACTTATGCTATCAACACTTCGCTCGGTGACGGGTATAATGTTACGGCTACTCTTGAACACAAGACGATGGGGAAAGCGCATGTCCGCTG CAAATATCTTGTTGGATCTGATGGTGGCTCCTCGTCGGTTCGGCAGTTGGCTGGCATCGATCTTGACCTGGATCCAACCACCCACGAATGGATTCGAATTGACGGCAAAATGACAACTGATATGCCTGATGCAAACATCGGGTTTGCTTCGATCGAGACAGAGCATCACGGAAATATCCTGTGGGTGAAGCTCGACCGGGATACCCACCGTGTTGGGTTTGCTCTTACGCCTGCTCTCCTCGCAAAATACCCAAACGGCATCACCCAAGAGGAGGCTTTGAAGGAAGCTGCCGAGGGAATGAAGCCGTTCAAGTTGGAAGTCGACAGACTAGACTGGTGGACTCACTACAA GATCAAGCAGAGCGTCGCACAGGTTTTGCAAAAGGACCAATTTGTTCTCCTCGGAGGTGATGCCGCCCATACTCATTCCTCTGGTTTTGCTCAGGGTATGAACACGGGCATCCACGACGCTACAAATCTCGTCTGGAAGCTTGCGGGAACCATCAAGGGCTGGTATAAGCCTTCGGTTCTCGAGACATATGCCTCGGAACGGCACGCGGCAGCAAAGAAACTGATTGGAATTGACAAGGACGCCGCGGCTGTCATATCTGGAGAAATTCCTGCGCAATACCAGGGACTCAGAAGAACTGCAGATGAGATTTTGTGGAAGATCTTTGGCGAGAACATTGGCTTTAACGTCGGACTGGGAGTCACATACGCCAAAAATGTCATTAACCAAAGCCCTCTCATGACCACTCTCCCATGCGGCATCCGCAGCCCTGACGCACTTGTATGTGCACCTGGAAGCAAAGTTCCGTTGCGTCTTTATGACGCCCTTTTGCGAGACGGGCGTAGAGGCTGTTGGAGCATTGTTGTATTCGCGGGGAACCCAGCCTTCACATCGGCTGATTTCCCAGCCCTCAGAGAGACCCTGCCCACGTTTGCTGGTCGTCACGACGGGATGATTCGACTTGTTACACTGATGATTGGAATCGCTGGCAGTGGGTGGGAGACATTGGGTGGGCCTCCCCTGGGAAGATTCTTCTTTGACCGTGATGGCACTTGCCACTCTGAGTATGGAGTGGATAGCAAGTCAGGTGCTATCATTGTGATCCGCCCTGATGGTATAATTAGCTTTGCAGCGGGTTTaaataagactaataaaaTTAAGGAGTACTTTACTaggtatatatattaa
- a CDS encoding DNA-directed RNA polymerase subunit codes for MATDASTKRAVKEQLVDKLPKRFKGIKFGIQSNQDIANQAVLEVSDRLLYDIENNRAPYRHGPLDSRLGTSSKAGKCATCELSLSECNGHFGHVRLPLPAFHVGYLRFIMSILQEICKDCGRVLLEEPERRQFLKELRRPFLDNLRRTQICKKINAECRKIKTCPYCGSINGQIRKIGVLKLAHDKFSFYNKSTSVKKVPPESKIKFDNSFTEAKRENPELDKHLRKAMEDLNPLRVLNLFKMISPTDCELLGLDPAEGRPEMFIWQFLPAPPVCIRPSVAQDNASNEDDITTKLADIVWVSGMIRSALQKGSPVQTIMEQWEYLQTQIAMYVNSDVPGLQQPGFGKATRGFCQRLKGKQGRFRGNLSGKRVDFSGRTVISPDPNLGIDQVAVPQLVAKNLTYPERVQRHNIEKLRQCIKNGVDVWPGAQRVVKQDDGGYSINLKFANRDNTARDLKYGDVVERHLEDNDIVLFNRQPSLHKLSIMSHLAKVRPWRTFRLNECVCGPYNADFDGDEMNLHVPQTEEARAEAINLMGIKHNLATPKNGEPVIAATQDFITAAFLLSSKDRFFDRKTFTYLCMHMMDGKTHLDMPPPAIIAPQALWTGKQLFSMLMRPNKDSRVKVNLDAKCRAYKARPGQCPDMDPNDGWLVVRNSEVMCGRMDKSTVGSGKKDSIFYVILRDFGPDEAVIAMNRLAKLCARQLTNRGFSIGVGDVFPTQSLNEEKEKLVAVAYKQCDDLIETFKAGKLEKAAGCNQEQTLENSMSGILSKVRQQAGSYCVDTLSRNNAPLIMAKSGSKGSDINVAQMVALVGQQIIGGSRVADGFQDRTLPHFHKNARQPPSKGFVKNSFYTGLFPTEFIFHAMSGREGLVDTAVKTAETGYMSRRLMKSLEDLSTQYDDTVRTSGGGIVQFQFGADKLDPVDMEGSAEPVHFLRTWTHAESLTRDNSEASMTPEEIRSFCDSVLETERRRYVRRGLLHNEVLDYGDTSDYGIDEHEGARGFLKAIETHVEGLASKLERVRKLAGFEGDVMVRATAQDHADRTAKVTLSTLRLFIKMCLDKYKKAHVEPGHAVGAVGAHSIGEPGTQMTLKTFHFAGVAGMSITQGVPRIKEIINASKTISTPVITCPLENNEQIEAARVVKGRIEKTYISDVLRFVEDEWRTNEGNVVLQIDSTALSDMHLGIGPYDIAEAICKQRKLKVQRDDLSIDGERIIVRVRDVSDSTKRTTARSKAAADDTGDMLLRANFLRRVLPTVPISGYSEATRAIIQTSEQNTHTVLVEGYGLRECMTTEGVIGIKARSNNVMECRDVLGIEAARTTIADEIGEVMGDMGIDPRHMQLLADVMTYKGEVLGITRFGLSKMRDSVLQLASFEKTPDHLFEAAAGMKTDQIEGVSECIIMGQTMRVGTGAFQVVRRLGIQGGDLKQKPTTFEDAWAAETALKRKARRKV; via the exons ATGGCTACCGACGCGTCCACAAAGCGTGCCGTAAAGGAGCAGCTTGTGGATAAGCTGCCTAAGCGATTCAAGGGCATCAAATTTGGTATTCA ATCCAACCAAGACATTGCCAATCAAGCTGTCCTCGAGGTCTCTGACCGCTTGCTTTACGATATCGAGAATAATCGCGCCCCATATCGCCATGGTCCTCTCGACTCCCGACTG GGAACTTCGAGTAAGGCAGGAAAATGCGCTACCTGCGAGCTATCGCTGTCGGAGTGTAATGGACACTTTGGTCATGTCCGCCTTCCGTTGCCGGCCTTCCACGTCGGCTACCTgcgcttcatcatgtctaTCCTGCAAGAAATTTGCAAG GATTGTGGCCGAGTGTTACTGGAAGAACCTGAACGACGGCAGTTTCTGAAGGAGTTGCGGCGACCGTTCCTCGATAACCTACGCCGAACTCAAATATGCAAAAAGATCAATGCAGAATGCCGAAAGATCAAGACCTGCCCATACTGTGGCTCCATCAATGGCCAGATTCGAAAGATTGGTGTCCTCAAACTTGCCCACGACAAGTTCTCCTTTTACAACAAGTCCACCTCGGTGAAGAAGGTCCCTCCCGAGAGCAAGATCAAGTTCGACAACTCCTTCACCGAGGCGAAGCGCGAGAACCCTGAGCTCGATAAGCATCTtcgcaaggccatggaggatCTGAATCCGCTGAGGgttctcaacctcttcaagATGATAAGCCCTACTGACTgcgagctccttggcctcgacccTGCCGAGGGTCGCCCGGAAATGTTTATCTGGCAATTCCTGCCTGCCCCTCCAGTTTGCATCAGACCCTCTGTTGCCCAAGACAATGCCAGCAATGAAgacgacatcaccaccaagctcgccgaTATCGTCTGGGTTAGCGGCATGATCCGATCTGCCCTGCAAAAAGGCTCTCCGGTTCAGACGATCATGGAACAGTGGGAGTACTTGCAGACCCAGATCGCCATGTACGTCAATAGTGATGTTCCCGGCCTCCAGCAGCCTGGATTCGGTAAAGCCACGAGGGGCTTCTGCCAACgcctgaagggcaagcaAGGCCGCTTCCGAGGAAACCTCTCTGGAAAGCGTGTCGACTTCTCTGGAAGAACCGTCATCTCCCCTGACCCTAACCTCGGTATCGATCAAGTGGCTGTCCCTCAACTTGTCGCCAAGAACCTTACCTACCCCGAAAGGGTACAGCGACACAATATCGAGAAGCTCCGCCAGTGTATCAAGAATGGAGTCGATGTCTGGCCAGGAGCGCAGCGAGTCGTCAAGCAGGATGACGGTGGCTACTCGATCAACTTGAAATTCGCCAACAGGGATAATACCGCCCGAGATCTCAAATATGGAGATGTCGTTGAGCGCCATCTTGAGGACAACGACATTGTGCTCTTCAACCGTCAGCCGTCTCTGCATAAACTGAGTATCATGAGCCATCTTGCAAAAGTTCGTCCTTGGAGGACATTCAGGCTCAACGAGTGTGTTTGTGGGCCGTACAACGCCGATTTTGACGGTGATGAGATGAACCTCCATGTTCCGCAGACAGAGGAAGCTCGTGCTGAAGCCATCAATCTGATGGGAATCAAGCACAACTTGGCGACACCCAAGAACGGCGAACCTGTCATTGCTGCGACCCAGGATTTCATCACGGCGGCTTTCTTGCTCAGCAGCAAGGATCGATTCTTTGACCGCAAGACCTTCACCTATCTATGCATGCATATGATGGATGGTAAAACCCACCTTGACATGCCTCCGCCAGCCATTATTGCGCCACAGGCTCTTTGGACCGGAAAGCAGCTCTTCAGTATGCTCATGCGACCCAACAAGGATTCGCgggtcaaggtcaacctTGATGCCAAATGCCGAGCGTACAAGGCCCGACCCGGCCAATGCCCCGATATGGACCCCAACGACGGCTGGCTTGTTGTACGCAACTCCGAGGTCATGTGTGGTCGCATGGACAAGTCTACAGTCGGATcaggcaagaaggattcAATTTTCTATGTCATTCTTCGTGATTTTGGCCCAGACGAAGCTGTCATCGCCATGAACAGACTTGCCAAGCTGTGTGCGCGTCAATTGACAAACCGAGGCTTCTCCATTGGCGTGGGAGATGTCTTCCCAACCCAGTCGCTCAacgaagagaaagaaaagcTGGTAGCCGTCGCCTACAAACAGTGCGATGACCTCATCGAGACCTTCAAAGCCGGCAAACTTGAGAAGGCGGCTGGCTGCAACCAGGAGCAAACCCTGGAAAACTCCATGTCTGGTATTCTGAGCAAAGTCCGACAGCAGGCAGGTTCATACTGTGTTGATACCCTGAGCCGCAACAACGCCCCTCTTATTATGGCCAAGTCTGGCTCCAAGGGCTCAGACATCAACGTCGCGCAGATGGTTGCACTCGTCGGACAGCAGATTATCGGCGGTTCACGTGTGGCGGATGGGTTCCAGGACCGAACTCTTCCACACTTTCACAAAAACGCTCGGCAGCCTCCATCAAAGGGTTTCGTCAAGAACAGCTTTTACACCGGCCTTTTCCCCACCGAGTTCATCTTTCACGCCATGTCGGGCCGTGAAGGTCTGGTCGATACAGCTGTCAAGACTGCTGAAACTGGCTACATGTCTCGACGACTCATGAAGTCACTTGAAGATTTGTCCACGCAGTACGATGATACAGTGCGAACCTCGGGTGGTGGCATTGTGCAGTTCCAGTTTGGCGCGGACAAACTCGACCCCGTCGATATGGAAGGTTCTGCAGAGCCGGTGCATTTCCTGCGAACTTGGACTCACGCAGAGAGCTTGACCAGGGACAATAGCGAGGCATCCATGACCCCAGAAGAGATCAGGTCCTTCTGCGACTCCGTATTGGAGACCGAACGAAGACGTTATGTCCGACGTGGTCTCCTGCATAATGAAGTCTTGGATTATGGGGACACGAGCGACTATGGTATCGACGAACACGAAGGTGCCAGAGGATTTCTCAAAGCGATTGAGACCCACGTCGAAGGTCTGGCATCGAAGCTGGAGCGGGTCAGGAAGCTTGCTGGATTTGAGGGCGATGTGATGGTGAGGGCAACAGCTCAGGACCACGCCGACCGGACGGCCAAGGTTACCTTGTCCACACTCCGCCTTTTCATCAAGATGTGTCTTGACAAGTACAAGAAGGCGCACGTCGAACCCGGACATGCTGTCGGTGCTGTCGGCGCTCATTCTATTGGTGAGCCTGGTACTCAGATGACACTGAAGACCTTCCATTTCGCCGGTGTTGCTGGTATGAGTATCACTCAGGGTGTTCCTCGAATCAAGGAAATCATCAATGCTTCGAAGACCATCAGTACTCCAGTTATCACTTGCCCGCTGGAAAATAACGAACAGATCGAGGCGGCGCGAGTGGTCAAGGGACGCATCGAAAAGACGTACATTTCTGATGTCTTGCgcttcgtcgaggatgagtGGCGTACCAACGAGGGCAATGTCGTTCTCCAAATCGATTCAACCGCTCTCTCAGATATGCATCTGGGTATTGGGCCTTACGACATCGCTGAGGCCATCTGCAAGCAGCGCAAGTTGAAGGTGCAACGCGATGATCTGTCAATTGACGGTGAGAGAATTATTGTTCGTGTGCGCGATGTCAGCGACTCTACAAAGAGGACGACTGCCCGAAGCAAAGCCGCTGCCGATGACACCGGGGATATGCTGCTACGAGCCAATTTCCTGCGTCGTGTGCTTCCCACAGTGCCGATTTCCGGTTATTCCGAAGCAACTCGTGCCATCATCCAGACCTCGGAACAAAACACTCACACCGTCTTGGTTGAGGGTTATGGACTTCGAGAATGTATGACGACGGAAGGTGTCATCGGTATCAAGGCCCGCTCAAACAATGTAATGGAATGCCGAGATGTTTTGGGTATTGAGGCTGCAAGAACCACCATCGCAGACGAAATCGGCGAGGTCATGGGCGACATGGGTATTGATCCGCGACACATGCAGCTCCTGGCTGATGTGATGACCTACAAGGGAGAGGTACTGGGTATTACGCGTTTTGGTTTGTCCAAGATGAGAGACAGCGTGCTGCAACTGGCCTCGTTCGAGAAAACCCCGGATCATCTCTTCGAGGCTGCGGCCGGCATGAAGACGGACCAGATCGAGGGTGTCAGTGAATGCATCATCATGGGTCAAACAATGAGAGTCGGAACTGGTGCCTTCCAGGTGGTTCGGCGTCTGGGTATTCAGGGAGGAGATCTCAAACAGAAGCCAACAACGTTTGAAGATGCTTGGGCTGCCGAGACGGCGCTGAAGCGAAAGGCACGCCGCAAGGTTTAG